The Blattabacterium cuenoti sequence CTTATTTTAATGTAAATAACATTGCTTTAGTTAAAGGAAAGCCAGTTCAATTAAATATTAAAGATTTTATCCAACATTTTGTAGACCATCGACAGGATGTTATCATTCGTCGAACTCAATACGAATTGAAAAAATGTCAAGACCGTGTTCACATTTTAACAGGTTTTCTAACTATATTAGATCATTTAGATAAAATGATTGAATTGATCAAAGAATCCAAAGATCAGCATGATGCTTCTAATCGATTAATCAAAAATTTTAAGCTATCTGAAAATCAATCTAAATCCATTTTAGATATGCGTTTACAAAATCTGACATCTTTGGAATTAAAAAAAATAAAAAAAGAATATGAAGAATTAGTAAAAAATATAGCATATTTAAAAAATGTGTTAATGCAACATTCTATACGAATGCAAATTATCAAAAAAGAACTTTTAGATATTCAAGATAAATATCAAGATAAACGAAGAACGCAAATAGATTACTTGGGAAATGAAGTGCACATAGAAGATCTTATTGAAGATGAACAGGTTGTTCTTACTGTTTCTCATGCAGGATATATTAAAAGAACTTCTTTATCCGAATACAAACGTCAAGGAAGAGGAGGTATAGGAAATAGAGGAGCTTCTGCTAGAGAGTCGGATTTTTTCAAACATCTTCTCATCGCTACCAATCATCAATATTTGCTTTTTTTTACAGAAAAAGGGAAATGTTTTTGGTTAAGAGTTTATGAAATTCCAGAGGGCTCCAAAATCTCTAAAGGAAGGGCTATCCAAAATATGATTCATTTACAACCAGATGATAAAGTAAATGCATACATATTAACTGGAGATCTGACAAATAAGAAGTATGTACAAAATCATTACGTGATGATGGTTACTCAAAAAGGAATTATTAAAAAAACTTCTTTAGAAAACTATTCACGTCCTAGAAAAGATGGAATTAATGCTATTGTGATTCGTAAAGGAGATTCTTTATTAGAAGCTATCTTAACTAAGGGAAATAGTCATGTTTTTCTTGCTGTAAGAAGTGGAAAAATAATTCGTTTTTCAGAAAAAAAAGTTCGTGTTACTGGAAGAAATTCTTCTGGAGTAAGAGGAATTAATTTATCCATTTCAGAGGATGCTGTAATTGGAATGATATGTGTAGAAGAAGGACATGAAAATGAAAAAGGACATTTATTAGTTGTTTCGGAAAAAGGATTTGGAAAAAGAACTAATCTAAAAGATTATCGTATCACAAATCGTGGAGGAAAAGGAATAAAAACAATAAATATCACTCATAAAACAGGTAGTTTAATTTCTATAAAACATGTCACGAATCAAGACGATCTAATGATCATTAAAAAATCCGGAATAATTATCCGTATTTCTGTATCGGATATACGAGTGATGGGAAGGGATACACAAGGGGTAAGGTTAATTAACCTAAAAGAAAAAGACGAAATTGCAGATGTTGAAAAAGTTAGTCAGACAATGGATTTTCATTAAAATCTCGTAAAATATTTACACATTCTGCTATATAAAAATCTTTCAACAGATTTTTTTTCCATTCTTTGTCCAGTTTTGAGATAATTTTGTAAGAATGAGGATGAGTATTTAACTCATACACATTCAAGTAATTTTTTAATGCTTGAAAATTTGCATTTATTTTTTGTATTTTGAAATTTTCATCCCAAAAATCTTTCCAATTTAGAGGAATATATTTTTTATTCAAAAAATTTTTTTCTAATAATTGTATAGTTTGATATATGGTCATCATATCCTGATATTTTTTCAAACGATTGATACTTTTCAACTTTATTTTTTCCAAATCTATTTTTTCTTTCCATGGTTGGTAAGAAATAGAATCAATACGATCCCATATCATAGAATTTGGTTGATCTTTTTCCATTCCTCTAACTAAGCAAGAAATATTAGTTGGGATAACTATGTCTGGATTGACGCCCTTTAATTGAGTAGAACTACCATTCACACGATAAAATTTATTCATAGTGAATTTTAAGGCTCCCAATTCTTTTTTAGAAAAAAGAAATCTATTTAATGGATAAAAGGTTTGAACTGTTCCTTTTCCATATGTTTGATAGCTACCAACAATAATTCCTCTTTTATAATCTGCTATAGACGCCGCAAGAATTTCTGAAGCGGATGCTGATAGTTCATTAACTAAAATAACAAGGGGACCTTTCCAAAGCAGCTCATTATTTTTATTTTTTAGTATTTTCTTTCTTCCAGAAGAAAGACCTACTTGTACTATAGGAACTTTACCCAAAAAGAAACCAGCAATTTCTATAACATTTTCTAATGAGCCTCCTCCATTATTTCTGATATCTATAATCAAACCTTTGATTTTTTCTTTTTTTAGCTCTTGAATAATTTTTTTCATATCTTTAGCCGCATTTCTTCCGTTTTTATTTTCCGGATTAAAATAAAATTCTGGTAATAATATCAAGCCATATTTATTATTATTATCCAATAATGTGACACTTTTTGCAAAAATTTCTTTTTTTTCAATAATATCCCGAATGAGGATGACTTCTTTTATCGAACCATCTTTTTTTTGAATTGTTAATTTTACTTTACTTCCTTTTTTTCCTCTTATAAGACGAATGGAATTTTCTAATAACATTCCTATAATATTTTTTGATTCTGAATTTATATCTTTTGCAACTCTAATAATTTTATCTCCTACTTCTATTTTTTTACTCTTCCATGCTGGTCCACCAACAATGAGTTTTACAATGGTCGCATAACCATTTTTATCTTGCAATTCAACCCCTATTCCTTCTGTTTTTCCAGATATATTTAAATCAAAATCCTCCTTTTCTTTAGGAGAAAAATAGTTAGTATGAGGATCATATTGCGAGGTAATAGTATTTACGTACATGGAAAACCAGTCTGTTTTTCTTTTCATTTTTAATTTCCTAAA is a genomic window containing:
- the gyrA gene encoding DNA gyrase subunit A, producing the protein MNEGEKLIPINIEDEMKSSYIDYSMSVIVSRALPDARDGLKPVHRRVLYGMYQLGIFSNNPYKKSARIVGEVLGKYHPHGDISVYDTMVRMAQKWTLRYPLIDGQGNFGSLDADPPAAMRYTEVRMKKMSEEMLLDIKKETVDMQLNFDDSIEEPTVLPTRIPNLLINGSSGIAVGMATNIPPHNLKETIKAICAYIDNNQISVEQIMEYIKAPDFPTGGIIYGYDGVKKAFSTGRGRIVLRAKVHLEEIQGRQCIIVDEIPYQVNKAEMITRTVELMKEGKMEGIYQIRDESDRNGLRIVYMLKQNTNPHILLNNLFKYTSLQTYFNVNNIALVKGKPVQLNIKDFIQHFVDHRQDVIIRRTQYELKKCQDRVHILTGFLTILDHLDKMIELIKESKDQHDASNRLIKNFKLSENQSKSILDMRLQNLTSLELKKIKKEYEELVKNIAYLKNVLMQHSIRMQIIKKELLDIQDKYQDKRRTQIDYLGNEVHIEDLIEDEQVVLTVSHAGYIKRTSLSEYKRQGRGGIGNRGASARESDFFKHLLIATNHQYLLFFTEKGKCFWLRVYEIPEGSKISKGRAIQNMIHLQPDDKVNAYILTGDLTNKKYVQNHYVMMVTQKGIIKKTSLENYSRPRKDGINAIVIRKGDSLLEAILTKGNSHVFLAVRSGKIIRFSEKKVRVTGRNSSGVRGINLSISEDAVIGMICVEEGHENEKGHLLVVSEKGFGKRTNLKDYRITNRGGKGIKTINITHKTGSLISIKHVTNQDDLMIIKKSGIIIRISVSDIRVMGRDTQGVRLINLKEKDEIADVEKVSQTMDFH
- a CDS encoding carboxy terminal-processing peptidase, which encodes MIVDSKSKNFKYIIIGFIFTFLLSFCSPQGEEETHRLILRTIYKTLYFLHPNPIKINNEFSQKVYKQYFTNLDLQKRFFLQKDLEDISSYREKLDESWIHGDPTFFNITMKRFYQRIKEVENICFNILKTPFNFHKKEVYVPGEQKIYYPRNKNEWIEEWRKYLKYLTLMEIVAPENTQESIWKYPKKNIRWMNQEKQARKKVEEYMQEYFRKLKMKRKTDWFSMYVNTITSQYDPHTNYFSPKEKEDFDLNISGKTEGIGVELQDKNGYATIVKLIVGGPAWKSKKIEVGDKIIRVAKDINSESKNIIGMLLENSIRLIRGKKGSKVKLTIQKKDGSIKEVILIRDIIEKKEIFAKSVTLLDNNNKYGLILLPEFYFNPENKNGRNAAKDMKKIIQELKKEKIKGLIIDIRNNGGGSLENVIEIAGFFLGKVPIVQVGLSSGRKKILKNKNNELLWKGPLVILVNELSASASEILAASIADYKRGIIVGSYQTYGKGTVQTFYPLNRFLFSKKELGALKFTMNKFYRVNGSSTQLKGVNPDIVIPTNISCLVRGMEKDQPNSMIWDRIDSISYQPWKEKIDLEKIKLKSINRLKKYQDMMTIYQTIQLLEKNFLNKKYIPLNWKDFWDENFKIQKINANFQALKNYLNVYELNTHPHSYKIISKLDKEWKKNLLKDFYIAECVNILRDFNENPLSD